Proteins encoded together in one Miscanthus floridulus cultivar M001 chromosome 16, ASM1932011v1, whole genome shotgun sequence window:
- the LOC136512788 gene encoding uncharacterized protein isoform X1, translating to MGRDDEQVDSMEIDDQKQQQLEAPAAVPEGFNTDYLRVYYGKLFPYGDFFKWLCYGNDGKHPGCDQSYVGRREFSFTLDNDIYLRFQSFDSAAELESSIKEKCPFKIDIGPVYSVDPSKRHAYAQSGNNVFVPVERELIFDIDISDYDDVRYCCSGADVCSDCWPLMTIAIKILDTSLRDDFGFSHILWLYSGRRGVHCWVCDNRARKLSNEQRAAIADYFRVYKGGENALKKVSLAGPVLHPFLARSYMDVLKIFFEDRLLLSQQLFSSEERCQKILDLIPDENVASEVHDKWQGNRRSSISKEDVNLTRWEQLKTTLQSGKHKGFRRCVEEIVFSYTYPRLDMEVSKHTNHLLKAPFCIHPKTGRVCVPIDPSNCDDFDPAAVPTLSQLLGELNATGFQTDSENISDLERTSLGKSISFFRTSFMHPLLKACKEELESAYNAKLQQSKNSLNW from the exons ATGGGTAGAGACGATGAGCAGGTTGACTCTATGGAGATTGACGACCAGAAGCAGCAACAGCTAGAAGCCCCGGCTGCCGTGCCAGAAGGGTTCAACACTGACTATCTCCGTGTTTACTACG GAAAGCTCTTCCCATATGGTGATTTCTTCAAATGGCTTTGCTATGGAAATG ATGGAAAGCACCCCGGATGTGATCAGTCATATGTTGGACGTCGAGAGTTTTCATTTACACTGGATAATGACATCTACTTGCGCTTCCAATCCTTTGATAGTGCTGCTGAattggagagttctatcaaggaGAAGTGCCCTTTCAAGATTGATATTGGACCTGTCTACAGCGTAGAT CCTTCAAAGCGTCATGCTTACGCCCAATCTGGCAATAATGTCTTTGTACCAGTGGAGAGAGAACTAATTTTTGACATT GATATATCTGATTATGATGATGTTCGCTACTGCTGCTCTGGAGCTGATGTCTGCTCAGACTGCTGGCCCTTAATGACAATTGCTATCAAAATTTTGGATACTTCTCTTAGAG ATGATTTTGGTTTCAGTCACATACTATGGCTATATAGTGGCCGTCGTGGTGTCCATTGCTGGGTCTGTGATAACAGAGCAAGAAA GCTAAGCAATGAACAAAGGGCTGCAATTGCTGACTACTTTCGAGTCTACAAG GGTGGTGAAAATGCACTGAAGAAAGTATCCTTGGCTGGACCTGTCCTCCATCCCTTCCTTGC CCGGTCATACATGGATGTTCTCAAAATCTTCTTTGAAGATAGGTTGCTCCTTAGCCAACAACTCTTTTCATCAGAGGAGAGGTGTCAGAAGATACTTGATCTCATCCctgatgaaa ATGTTGCTAGTGAGGTCCATGACAAGTGGCAGGGAAATAGACGATCTTCTATTTCAAAGGAAGATGTCAATTTGACCAGATGGGAGCAATTGAAGACGACTTTGCAGTCAGGAAAACACAAG GGGTTTCGTAGATGTGTGGAAGAGATTGTCTTCTCATACACATATCCTAGACTTGACATGGAG GTATCAAAGCACACGAATCATTTACTAAAAGCTCCCTTTTGTATACATCCAAAGACAG GTCGTGTTTGTGTTCCAATTGATCCCAGTAACTGTGATGATTTTGATCCTGCAGCTGTTCCAACTCTATCACAG CTTTTAGGAGAGCTCAATGCTACTGGTTTTCAGACAGATTCTGAAAATA TTTCAGATTTGGAAAGAACGTCCCTTGGGAAATCCATCAGTTTTTTCAGAACTTCCTTTATGCACCCATTGCTGAAAGCGTGCAAG GAGGAACTGGAAAGTGCATATAATGCAAAGCTTCAACAGTCCAAGAATTCCTTGAACTGGTAA
- the LOC136512788 gene encoding uncharacterized protein isoform X2, whose product MGRDDEQVDSMEIDDQKQQQLEAPAAVPEGFNTDYLRVYYGKLFPYGDFFKWLCYGNDGKHPGCDQSYVGRREFSFTLDNDIYLRFQSFDSAAELESSIKEKCPFKIDIGPVYSVDPSKRHAYAQSGNNVFVPVERELIFDIDISDYDDVRYCCSGADVCSDCWPLMTIAIKILDTSLRDDFGFSHILWLYSGRRGVHCWVCDNRARKLSNEQRAAIADYFRVYKGGENALKKVSLAGPVLHPFLARSYMDVLKIFFEDRLLLSQQLFSSEERCQKILDLIPDENVASEVHDKWQGNRRSSISKEDVNLTRWEQLKTTLQSGKHKGFRRCVEEIVFSYTYPRLDMEVSKHTNHLLKAPFCIHPKTGRVCVPIDPSNCDDFDPAAVPTLSQLLGELNATGFQTDSENNLERTSLGKSISFFRTSFMHPLLKACKEELESAYNAKLQQSKNSLNW is encoded by the exons ATGGGTAGAGACGATGAGCAGGTTGACTCTATGGAGATTGACGACCAGAAGCAGCAACAGCTAGAAGCCCCGGCTGCCGTGCCAGAAGGGTTCAACACTGACTATCTCCGTGTTTACTACG GAAAGCTCTTCCCATATGGTGATTTCTTCAAATGGCTTTGCTATGGAAATG ATGGAAAGCACCCCGGATGTGATCAGTCATATGTTGGACGTCGAGAGTTTTCATTTACACTGGATAATGACATCTACTTGCGCTTCCAATCCTTTGATAGTGCTGCTGAattggagagttctatcaaggaGAAGTGCCCTTTCAAGATTGATATTGGACCTGTCTACAGCGTAGAT CCTTCAAAGCGTCATGCTTACGCCCAATCTGGCAATAATGTCTTTGTACCAGTGGAGAGAGAACTAATTTTTGACATT GATATATCTGATTATGATGATGTTCGCTACTGCTGCTCTGGAGCTGATGTCTGCTCAGACTGCTGGCCCTTAATGACAATTGCTATCAAAATTTTGGATACTTCTCTTAGAG ATGATTTTGGTTTCAGTCACATACTATGGCTATATAGTGGCCGTCGTGGTGTCCATTGCTGGGTCTGTGATAACAGAGCAAGAAA GCTAAGCAATGAACAAAGGGCTGCAATTGCTGACTACTTTCGAGTCTACAAG GGTGGTGAAAATGCACTGAAGAAAGTATCCTTGGCTGGACCTGTCCTCCATCCCTTCCTTGC CCGGTCATACATGGATGTTCTCAAAATCTTCTTTGAAGATAGGTTGCTCCTTAGCCAACAACTCTTTTCATCAGAGGAGAGGTGTCAGAAGATACTTGATCTCATCCctgatgaaa ATGTTGCTAGTGAGGTCCATGACAAGTGGCAGGGAAATAGACGATCTTCTATTTCAAAGGAAGATGTCAATTTGACCAGATGGGAGCAATTGAAGACGACTTTGCAGTCAGGAAAACACAAG GGGTTTCGTAGATGTGTGGAAGAGATTGTCTTCTCATACACATATCCTAGACTTGACATGGAG GTATCAAAGCACACGAATCATTTACTAAAAGCTCCCTTTTGTATACATCCAAAGACAG GTCGTGTTTGTGTTCCAATTGATCCCAGTAACTGTGATGATTTTGATCCTGCAGCTGTTCCAACTCTATCACAG CTTTTAGGAGAGCTCAATGCTACTGGTTTTCAGACAGATTCTGAAAATA ATTTGGAAAGAACGTCCCTTGGGAAATCCATCAGTTTTTTCAGAACTTCCTTTATGCACCCATTGCTGAAAGCGTGCAAG GAGGAACTGGAAAGTGCATATAATGCAAAGCTTCAACAGTCCAAGAATTCCTTGAACTGGTAA
- the LOC136512788 gene encoding uncharacterized protein isoform X3: MEIDDQKQQQLEAPAAVPEGFNTDYLRVYYGKLFPYGDFFKWLCYGNDGKHPGCDQSYVGRREFSFTLDNDIYLRFQSFDSAAELESSIKEKCPFKIDIGPVYSVDPSKRHAYAQSGNNVFVPVERELIFDIDISDYDDVRYCCSGADVCSDCWPLMTIAIKILDTSLRDDFGFSHILWLYSGRRGVHCWVCDNRARKLSNEQRAAIADYFRVYKGGENALKKVSLAGPVLHPFLARSYMDVLKIFFEDRLLLSQQLFSSEERCQKILDLIPDENVASEVHDKWQGNRRSSISKEDVNLTRWEQLKTTLQSGKHKGFRRCVEEIVFSYTYPRLDMEVSKHTNHLLKAPFCIHPKTGRVCVPIDPSNCDDFDPAAVPTLSQLLGELNATGFQTDSENISDLERTSLGKSISFFRTSFMHPLLKACKEELESAYNAKLQQSKNSLNW; the protein is encoded by the exons ATGGAGATTGACGACCAGAAGCAGCAACAGCTAGAAGCCCCGGCTGCCGTGCCAGAAGGGTTCAACACTGACTATCTCCGTGTTTACTACG GAAAGCTCTTCCCATATGGTGATTTCTTCAAATGGCTTTGCTATGGAAATG ATGGAAAGCACCCCGGATGTGATCAGTCATATGTTGGACGTCGAGAGTTTTCATTTACACTGGATAATGACATCTACTTGCGCTTCCAATCCTTTGATAGTGCTGCTGAattggagagttctatcaaggaGAAGTGCCCTTTCAAGATTGATATTGGACCTGTCTACAGCGTAGAT CCTTCAAAGCGTCATGCTTACGCCCAATCTGGCAATAATGTCTTTGTACCAGTGGAGAGAGAACTAATTTTTGACATT GATATATCTGATTATGATGATGTTCGCTACTGCTGCTCTGGAGCTGATGTCTGCTCAGACTGCTGGCCCTTAATGACAATTGCTATCAAAATTTTGGATACTTCTCTTAGAG ATGATTTTGGTTTCAGTCACATACTATGGCTATATAGTGGCCGTCGTGGTGTCCATTGCTGGGTCTGTGATAACAGAGCAAGAAA GCTAAGCAATGAACAAAGGGCTGCAATTGCTGACTACTTTCGAGTCTACAAG GGTGGTGAAAATGCACTGAAGAAAGTATCCTTGGCTGGACCTGTCCTCCATCCCTTCCTTGC CCGGTCATACATGGATGTTCTCAAAATCTTCTTTGAAGATAGGTTGCTCCTTAGCCAACAACTCTTTTCATCAGAGGAGAGGTGTCAGAAGATACTTGATCTCATCCctgatgaaa ATGTTGCTAGTGAGGTCCATGACAAGTGGCAGGGAAATAGACGATCTTCTATTTCAAAGGAAGATGTCAATTTGACCAGATGGGAGCAATTGAAGACGACTTTGCAGTCAGGAAAACACAAG GGGTTTCGTAGATGTGTGGAAGAGATTGTCTTCTCATACACATATCCTAGACTTGACATGGAG GTATCAAAGCACACGAATCATTTACTAAAAGCTCCCTTTTGTATACATCCAAAGACAG GTCGTGTTTGTGTTCCAATTGATCCCAGTAACTGTGATGATTTTGATCCTGCAGCTGTTCCAACTCTATCACAG CTTTTAGGAGAGCTCAATGCTACTGGTTTTCAGACAGATTCTGAAAATA TTTCAGATTTGGAAAGAACGTCCCTTGGGAAATCCATCAGTTTTTTCAGAACTTCCTTTATGCACCCATTGCTGAAAGCGTGCAAG GAGGAACTGGAAAGTGCATATAATGCAAAGCTTCAACAGTCCAAGAATTCCTTGAACTGGTAA